One genomic region from Bacillus rossius redtenbacheri isolate Brsri chromosome 6, Brsri_v3, whole genome shotgun sequence encodes:
- the LOC134532553 gene encoding regulator of nonsense transcripts 3B — MTQGTLSKDTENVMKKNEHLDHDRGKEKKERVKPPTKVVIRRLPPSLTQDTFLKEVTPLPEYDYFYFVQADKSLGQFAFSRAYINFLHQEDVFRFKERFDNYAFLDKKGNEYLSVVEFAPYQRLPKKRPVKKKDLKSGTVEQDPTYISFLESLEDKSVESVHAPLEYFPPSESKKVTTTPLLEFVKQRYAEKQRIRDERKEERRRKDQERRRLKDDERRRRKEPLSKEVDTPPKTAEADKENSRKREEEKPRTTDKDKKPSENVYRQRETKTVSRSYHDGRQKVTDLRYQSRGRISSEDPRRKITFEGRAHIPSKTSETRRSQEFSNSNKDTDLRKNSISRDTDYKRNEKYHGYSKENQRFSKTYESKKGYNPTERSYAAKSDRKPGHNADVKQTTNFDKETKGAAVSNDSSEKDREAQDSIENKNKNVKPEANKATVLSDKDKKWEHTGAKPKADGSAQVSDAACEKVPIIDVPAETEGRGEDIDEAASKEARASEEATESRSDGAEGVDAGGSGDLQAPEKPKFSAKRRASLGSGDHDATLQGRPLEKTHTSSDWSLRRNHSLELDGAAAKGEEPGDKKDPRVERRIRNKDRPAMQIYRPGMLRRGREKGTAEQDSPSPSPSPTPTSSKGPVKTMTFKRSVSREK, encoded by the coding sequence ATGACTCAGGGAACACTCAGTAAGGACACTGAAAATGTTATGAAAAAGAATGAACACTTGGACCATGACAGGGGCAAAGAGAAGAAAGAGAGAGTGAAACCACCAACAAAAGTTGTAATACGTCGACTTCCTCCGTCACTCACCCAGGACACTTTCCTGAAGGAAGTTACGCCACTCCCGGAATATGACTACTTTTACTTTGTTCAAGCTGACAAAAGCTTGGGCCAGTTTGCATTCTCAAGGGCATACATAAACTTTCTTCACCAAGAGGATGTGTTCCGTTTCAAAGAAAGGTTTGATAACTATGCATTCTTGGACAAGAAAGGAAATGAATACTTGTCTGTAGTTGAGTTTGCTCCTTACCAGCGACTGCCCAAGAAACGTCCGGTGAAGAAGAAAGATCTCAAGTCCGGTACAGTAGAGCAAGATCCCACTTACATTAGCTTCTTGGAGAGCCTAGAGGACAAGAGCGTTGAGAGTGTTCATGCTCCGTTAGAGTACTTCCCACCATCTGAGAGCAAGAAAGTAACGACGACACCACTCTTAGAGTTTGTCAAGCAGCGCTATGCAGAGAAACAACGTATTAGAGACGAGCGCAAAGAAGAACGGCGGAGAAAAGACCAAGAACGTAGGAGGCTGAAGGATGACGAGCGACGAAGGCGAAAGGAGCCATTGAGTAAAGAGGTTGACACACCACCAAAGACTGCTGAAGCAGACAAGGAAAATTCACGAAAGCGAGAAGAGGAAAAGCCTCGGACAACAGACAAGGACAAGAAGCCAAGCGAGAATGTGTATCGACAGCGGGAAACAAAGACAGTGAGTAGAAGCTACCACGATGGACGTCAAAAAGTGACAGATTTACGGTATCAGTCACGCGGAAGAATTTCTTCAGAAGACCCTCGACGCAAGATCACGTTTGAAGGGCGCGCTCACATTCCGAGTAAAACATCTGAAACCAGAAGAAGCCAGGAATTCTCCAACTCTAACAAAGACACAGACCTGAGGAAAAATTCAATTTCTAGAGATACAGACTACAAGAGGAATGAGAAGTACCATGGATATTCGAAAGAAAATCAAAGGTTCAGCAAAACGTACGAATCTAAAAAAGGCTACAACCCGACGGAAAGAAGTTACGCAGCGAAGAGCGACAGGAAGCCAGGCCACAACGCAGATGTCAAACAGACCACTAACTTTGACAAGGAGACTAAAGGTGCAGCTGTGTCGAATGATTCTTCTGAGAAAGACAGAGAAGCCCAAGATAGTatcgaaaacaaaaataaaaatgtgaaaccGGAAGCTAACAAGGCAACAGTCCTCAGTGATAAAGACAAGAAGTGGGAACATACTGGTGCGAAACCAAAAGCAGATGGTTCTGCACAGGTTTCGGACGCAGCGTGTGAAAAGGTGCCGATCATTGACGTGCCAGCGGAGACTGAAGGCAGAGGGGAAGATATCGATGAAGCAGCGTCGAAGGAGGCGAGAGCCTCGGAAGAGGCCACAGAGAGCAGGAGTGATGGGGCGGAGGGCGTCGATGCGGGAGGCTCGGGAGACCTCCAGGCACCAGAGAAGCCCAAGTTCAGCGCGAAGCGGCGGGCGTCCCTGGGCTCGGGGGACCACGACGCGACCTTGCAGGGCCGCCCGCTGGAGAAGACCCACACCAGCAGCGACTGGAGCCTGCGTCGCAACCACTCCCTGGAGCTGGACGGGGCGGCGGCCAAGGGGGAGGAGCCCGGGGACAAGAAGGACCCGCGAGTGGAGCGCAGGATCCGGAACAAGGACCGGCCGGCCATGCAGATCTACAGGCCCGGCATGCTGCGTCGAGGGCGCGAGAAGGGGACGGCAGAGCAGGACTCCCCCTCCCCCAGTCCTTCCCCCACCCCAACTAGCAGCAAGGGCCCTGTCAAGACCATGACTTTCAAGCGCAGCGTCAGTCGTGAGAAGTAA